One genomic segment of Gemmatimonas aurantiaca includes these proteins:
- a CDS encoding FAD-binding dehydrogenase: MAPTHADRAPGLQHVGHTAHLADIIVIGAGLAGLVAAAEAADAGKQVLLLDQEGEQNLGGQAFWSLGGLFFVDSPEQRRLGIRDSRDLALRDWMTTAGFDRPDDEWPRRWAEAYVDFAAGEKRAWLHAQGMRWFPIVGWAERGGSGAAASGNSVPRFHITWGTGPGVLEPFLRRVQAHVDRGRIALRFRHRVRGVHVTDGTVHGVHGDILEPSTVARGESSSRTVIGDFTLHASAVIVTSGGIGGNHDLVRHYWPVDRLGPAPRHMITGVPAHVDGLLQQEVVRAGARLINPDRMWHYTEGIRNWAPIWPQHAIRILPGPSSLWLDPTGARFPFPNVPGSDSLGTLQHITTHGYDHTWFVLNRAIIKREFALSGSEQNPDFTGRNIRLVLKRLGKAVPAPVQAFMDRGADFVVRDSLRALVDGMNTLTDTPLVRHDLVEQAVRDRDWQLVHNGGKDPQLALIHSARRFFSERVMRIASPSPILDPANGPLIAVKLHILTRKSLGGLATDLAARVLGVDGTPLRGLYAAGEVAGFGGGGVHGYRALEGTFLGGCLFSGRTAGRAAARDV; encoded by the coding sequence ATGGCGCCCACGCACGCCGACCGCGCTCCCGGCCTCCAACACGTAGGCCATACCGCCCATCTCGCGGACATCATCGTGATCGGCGCAGGGCTGGCCGGACTCGTCGCGGCCGCCGAAGCCGCCGATGCCGGCAAGCAGGTGCTGCTGCTCGATCAGGAAGGCGAGCAGAATCTGGGCGGGCAGGCGTTCTGGTCGCTCGGCGGATTGTTCTTCGTCGACTCGCCCGAGCAGCGCCGGCTGGGCATTCGCGATTCACGCGATCTCGCGCTGCGCGACTGGATGACCACCGCCGGCTTCGATCGCCCCGACGACGAATGGCCGCGTCGATGGGCCGAGGCGTATGTGGACTTCGCGGCGGGTGAGAAGCGGGCGTGGCTGCATGCCCAGGGGATGCGCTGGTTTCCGATTGTGGGCTGGGCCGAACGTGGCGGCAGTGGCGCAGCGGCCTCGGGCAACAGCGTGCCGCGCTTTCACATCACCTGGGGCACCGGCCCGGGGGTGCTCGAGCCCTTCCTGCGACGCGTGCAGGCGCACGTGGACCGTGGGCGCATTGCCTTGCGCTTCCGTCATCGGGTGCGTGGCGTGCATGTCACCGATGGTACGGTCCATGGTGTGCATGGTGACATTCTCGAACCTTCCACCGTGGCGCGCGGCGAGAGTAGTTCGCGCACTGTGATCGGTGATTTCACCTTGCACGCGTCCGCCGTGATCGTGACGTCGGGTGGCATCGGGGGCAACCACGATCTCGTCCGCCACTACTGGCCCGTCGACCGCCTCGGTCCGGCGCCACGTCATATGATCACCGGCGTGCCGGCGCATGTGGACGGACTGCTGCAGCAGGAGGTGGTGCGTGCGGGTGCGCGGCTGATCAATCCCGATCGCATGTGGCACTACACCGAAGGCATCCGCAACTGGGCGCCCATCTGGCCGCAACATGCCATCCGCATCCTCCCCGGCCCCAGCAGCCTCTGGCTCGATCCCACCGGGGCACGGTTTCCCTTCCCCAACGTACCGGGATCCGACAGCCTGGGCACACTGCAGCACATCACGACGCACGGATACGATCACACGTGGTTCGTGTTGAACCGGGCCATCATCAAGCGTGAATTCGCGCTGTCCGGCAGTGAGCAGAACCCCGACTTCACCGGACGTAATATTCGCCTCGTTCTCAAACGTCTGGGCAAAGCGGTACCCGCCCCGGTGCAGGCATTCATGGATCGGGGTGCCGACTTCGTCGTGCGTGATTCGTTGCGTGCACTCGTCGACGGCATGAACACGCTCACCGACACACCACTCGTGCGTCATGACCTCGTCGAGCAGGCCGTGCGCGACCGCGATTGGCAACTCGTGCACAATGGCGGCAAGGATCCACAACTCGCACTCATTCACAGTGCGCGCCGGTTCTTCAGCGAACGGGTCATGCGCATCGCCTCGCCTTCGCCCATTCTCGATCCGGCCAACGGTCCGCTCATCGCAGTGAAGCTGCACATCCTCACCCGCAAGTCACTCGGCGGGCTGGCCACCGATCTCGCCGCCCGTGTCCTCGGGGTCGATGGCACCCCGTTGCGCGGTCTGTATGCTGCCGGAGAAGTGGCAGGCTTCGGTGGCGGCGGTGTCCACGGCTATCGCGCGCTCGAAGGCACGTTCCTTGGCGGATGTCTCTTCAGCGGCCGCACCGCGGGGCGCGCCGCGGCCCGGGACGTGTAG
- a CDS encoding ArsR family transcriptional regulator: MSSSVFQRIVDGTRGRLVSLLRRGTHTVEELAASVSLTDNAVRSHLVALERDGLVRPNGVRRGGTAGKPATLYEISPEADLLFSRAYAPVLASLVEVIGERMSPGETEEVLRDVGRRIAAATGVAPTGELRVRAQAAVAILTSLGSQVELLETDGHLTIQGCGCPLAEAVKAKSETCCAVEGLLEQLVGAPVVQQCAHGERPSCRFGIEIPKSE, translated from the coding sequence TTGTCTTCATCGGTCTTCCAGCGAATCGTGGATGGCACTCGAGGTCGGTTGGTGTCTCTGCTGCGGCGAGGCACTCACACCGTCGAGGAGTTGGCGGCCTCGGTCTCGCTGACCGACAACGCGGTGCGATCGCATTTGGTGGCCCTGGAACGCGATGGGCTGGTCCGACCGAACGGGGTGCGGCGCGGGGGCACAGCGGGCAAGCCCGCTACCCTCTACGAGATTTCGCCAGAGGCGGACCTGTTGTTCTCCCGGGCCTACGCGCCGGTGCTCGCATCACTCGTGGAGGTCATCGGCGAGCGGATGTCGCCGGGCGAGACCGAGGAGGTCCTGCGCGATGTCGGGCGCCGCATTGCAGCGGCAACGGGTGTGGCGCCGACCGGTGAACTCCGGGTTCGGGCACAGGCTGCCGTCGCGATTCTCACATCGCTGGGTAGCCAGGTGGAACTGCTGGAAACAGACGGACATCTGACCATTCAGGGGTGTGGCTGTCCGCTCGCCGAAGCCGTGAAGGCCAAGTCGGAAACATGCTGCGCGGTGGAAGGGCTGCTCGAGCAGCTCGTCGGAGCGCCGGTCGTGCAGCAATGTGCACACGGGGAACGCCCCAGTTGCCGTTTCGGAATCGAGATACCGAAGTCGGAGTAA
- a CDS encoding DUF4142 domain-containing protein gives MPAFKPNTPSTRRTAVATILLVTAAPLALLAAADRSSDPLPKSPDQLSPRPAALTVPATNQVPSLSTAAAVLRLDDPTIVAIFDLANGADIETGRLAAEHASSKEVRDFGAMLARDHEGVRQMGRDLAKKLGVSPTPPADRQMEKDHQAAMARLRTLKGASFDVAFLRHEADFHKAVIDAIKTTLLPAIQNAELRALVVKVAPAFEAHMIAAQQMEKRLNGQSGAKDLEHLDH, from the coding sequence ATGCCCGCCTTCAAGCCCAACACCCCGTCCACCCGTCGCACCGCCGTTGCGACGATTCTCCTCGTCACGGCCGCCCCACTTGCCCTCCTCGCGGCCGCAGACCGCTCATCGGATCCCCTGCCGAAATCACCGGACCAGCTCTCCCCTCGCCCTGCCGCGCTCACGGTCCCTGCCACCAACCAGGTGCCCTCGCTCTCCACCGCAGCCGCAGTGCTGCGCCTGGATGATCCCACCATCGTGGCCATTTTCGATCTCGCCAATGGCGCCGACATCGAGACCGGCCGCCTAGCAGCCGAGCATGCATCGTCGAAGGAAGTGCGGGACTTCGGGGCCATGCTGGCACGGGACCATGAAGGAGTACGGCAGATGGGTCGCGATCTTGCCAAGAAACTCGGCGTCTCGCCCACCCCGCCCGCCGATCGGCAGATGGAAAAGGATCATCAGGCCGCCATGGCCCGCCTGCGGACGCTCAAGGGTGCGTCTTTCGACGTGGCCTTCCTGCGACACGAGGCCGACTTCCACAAGGCTGTGATCGATGCCATCAAGACGACGTTGCTCCCGGCCATCCAGAACGCCGAGCTACGGGCCCTCGTGGTGAAGGTGGCGCCGGCTTTCGAAGCGCACATGATCGCCGCGCAGCAGATGGAGAAGCGGCTGAACGGGCAGTCCGGAGCCAAGGACCTGGAACACCTGGATCACTGA
- a CDS encoding c-type cytochrome — protein sequence MGKTPDPSPDADSGPCTVRRWRMVAHATAVAACVTILGVAACRGSEEPIIPAPEPLDPALVTEGKDIFRFDTFGDEQYWTDTLRMHEVIQSAVTPVAALGVGLKVDVDALPAAVRSALAAGQVDLDSPQTTLALIELDAVLGIKGEVRTDMTGRKTLARVGITCALCHSTVDNSFARGIGRRIDGAPNVDLNPGAIVALSPAVPAATKAVLNGWGPGKYDPRINMDGLNTPLVLPPAYGLNGVARETFTAEGPVSYWNAYVAVTQMHGRGSFSDPRLNINVTQTPDMVTPKLAALRAYQLSLEPPPPPVGSFDAQAAARGRTLFAGAAGCASCHAGARFTDVNDGVLHAPGETGMDPRYAARTTQKRYRTTPLRGLWQHAPYFHDGSAATLADVVAHYDRTRNLRLTDAQKRDLVEYLKTL from the coding sequence ATGGGCAAGACGCCTGATCCATCTCCCGATGCAGACTCCGGCCCCTGCACGGTGCGGCGCTGGCGCATGGTTGCTCATGCCACCGCGGTCGCCGCGTGTGTCACGATTCTCGGAGTGGCGGCGTGCCGCGGCAGTGAAGAGCCGATAATCCCCGCCCCCGAACCACTCGATCCCGCCCTCGTCACCGAGGGCAAGGACATCTTCCGCTTCGATACGTTCGGTGACGAGCAATACTGGACCGACACGCTGCGCATGCACGAAGTCATTCAGTCGGCGGTGACTCCCGTGGCGGCACTCGGCGTGGGCCTCAAAGTCGATGTCGATGCGCTGCCCGCGGCCGTGAGAAGCGCGCTCGCCGCAGGCCAGGTCGATCTCGATAGTCCGCAAACGACCCTCGCGTTGATCGAACTGGATGCGGTGCTCGGGATCAAGGGCGAGGTACGGACCGACATGACCGGCCGGAAGACACTCGCCCGGGTGGGTATCACCTGCGCGCTCTGCCATTCGACCGTGGACAACTCGTTCGCGCGCGGTATCGGACGGCGTATCGATGGCGCGCCCAACGTCGATTTGAATCCCGGGGCGATCGTGGCCCTGTCTCCTGCCGTGCCGGCGGCCACCAAGGCCGTGCTCAATGGGTGGGGGCCGGGAAAATACGACCCTCGCATCAACATGGACGGCCTGAACACACCGCTCGTCCTGCCACCGGCATACGGGCTGAATGGCGTGGCCCGCGAGACGTTCACAGCGGAAGGACCCGTCTCCTACTGGAACGCCTATGTGGCCGTCACACAGATGCACGGACGCGGATCGTTCAGTGATCCGCGACTGAACATCAACGTCACGCAGACGCCGGATATGGTGACACCGAAACTGGCGGCCCTGCGGGCCTACCAACTCAGTCTGGAACCGCCGCCACCTCCGGTCGGCAGTTTCGATGCACAGGCCGCCGCACGGGGACGGACGCTCTTTGCCGGGGCGGCAGGCTGCGCATCCTGTCATGCAGGCGCGCGCTTCACGGACGTCAACGACGGCGTACTGCATGCACCCGGCGAGACGGGGATGGACCCGCGATATGCCGCACGCACCACCCAGAAACGCTATCGCACCACCCCGCTACGTGGACTATGGCAACATGCGCCGTATTTCCACGATGGCAGCGCCGCCACACTCGCCGATGTGGTGGCCCACTATGACCGGACCCGCAACCTCAGACTCACCGACGCGCAGAAGCGGGACCTGGTGGAGTATCTCAAGACGCTCTGA
- a CDS encoding CsgG/HfaB family protein produces the protein MPTLLALALLAFGLLPAAAGTATTLPAKKTVAVLAFDNNTGKSDYDHLGQGMAAMMTTDLAAVDEIQLLERERLADVTKEIDAQRSRYFDSTTAVKVGRLAGAQYIVIGSLAAVDPQVRIDTRIVRVETGAIVKTAKVSGKQEDFFDLQKRLTKQLVKDLDIALTPEGEAKLDARQQANRVDDMDAMVKISNAMSLADAGDYGGATFKIAPVVAKYPNSAFVKMTSDEIKQRASRKTEQKAKQGVDKAEQKAKDEINKGVNKLIKKKWPPGT, from the coding sequence ATGCCTACCCTGCTCGCGCTCGCCCTGCTGGCGTTCGGGCTGCTCCCTGCCGCCGCCGGCACCGCCACGACGCTGCCCGCGAAAAAGACCGTCGCCGTGCTGGCGTTCGACAACAACACCGGCAAGTCCGACTACGATCATCTGGGCCAGGGCATGGCGGCCATGATGACCACCGACCTCGCTGCCGTCGACGAGATCCAGCTCCTCGAACGGGAACGTCTGGCCGATGTCACCAAAGAGATCGATGCCCAGCGTTCGCGCTACTTCGACTCCACCACGGCCGTGAAGGTGGGACGGCTGGCGGGAGCCCAGTACATCGTCATCGGCTCACTGGCCGCGGTCGATCCGCAGGTGCGCATCGACACCCGCATCGTGCGCGTCGAGACGGGGGCCATCGTGAAGACCGCCAAGGTCTCCGGCAAACAGGAAGACTTCTTCGATTTGCAGAAGCGGCTCACCAAACAATTGGTCAAGGATCTCGATATCGCTCTCACGCCGGAAGGTGAAGCGAAACTCGATGCCCGCCAGCAGGCCAATCGGGTGGACGATATGGATGCGATGGTGAAGATCTCCAACGCCATGAGCCTGGCCGATGCCGGGGACTATGGCGGGGCCACGTTCAAGATCGCGCCCGTGGTGGCGAAGTATCCCAACAGCGCGTTCGTGAAGATGACCTCCGACGAGATCAAGCAGCGGGCGTCGCGCAAGACGGAACAGAAAGCCAAGCAGGGCGTCGACAAGGCGGAGCAGAAGGCCAAGGACGAGATCAACAAAGGCGTCAACAAACTGATCAAGAAGAAGTGGCCGCCCGGTACGTGA
- a CDS encoding PPK2 family polyphosphate kinase encodes MSSASMFLEGLRLEPVHGSGDASGRLALGGKAARWEDAPSKSALEPATAQLLERLSALQDVFHADGRYALLIVFQGRDAAGKDGVIRTVCGAFNPTGVQVSAFGPPTALELRHDFLWRVHEVVPPRGVIGVFNRSHYEDVLAVRVRGLAPEDVWRARYDQINAFEQMLAENRVIIRKCFLHVSRDEQREQLQERLDDPTKNWKFRLDDLEDRARWDAYTEAYREALQRCSTEWAPWYVVPSDRKSVRNYLVARMLVETLESLPLTYPKMDDAVREAARDFK; translated from the coding sequence ATGAGCAGCGCATCGATGTTTCTGGAAGGCCTTCGTCTCGAACCCGTGCATGGTTCTGGAGATGCGTCAGGACGACTCGCCCTGGGCGGCAAGGCGGCGCGATGGGAAGATGCGCCCTCCAAATCGGCGCTGGAGCCAGCCACCGCGCAGCTGCTCGAGCGCCTCTCGGCATTGCAGGACGTGTTTCACGCCGACGGTCGTTACGCGCTGCTGATCGTGTTTCAGGGGCGTGATGCGGCGGGCAAGGATGGCGTGATCCGCACGGTGTGCGGCGCGTTCAATCCCACCGGCGTGCAGGTCTCGGCGTTCGGACCGCCGACGGCATTGGAACTGCGGCACGATTTTCTGTGGCGTGTACACGAGGTGGTGCCGCCGCGTGGTGTGATCGGCGTCTTCAATCGGTCCCACTACGAGGACGTACTGGCGGTGCGTGTGCGTGGGCTGGCGCCGGAAGACGTGTGGCGGGCGCGGTACGATCAGATCAATGCGTTCGAACAGATGCTGGCGGAGAATCGCGTGATCATCCGCAAGTGTTTTCTGCATGTCTCGCGTGACGAGCAGCGCGAACAGTTGCAGGAGCGCCTCGACGATCCCACGAAGAACTGGAAGTTCCGGCTGGACGATCTCGAGGACCGCGCCCGATGGGATGCGTACACGGAAGCCTATCGGGAAGCGCTCCAGCGATGCAGCACGGAATGGGCGCCGTGGTATGTCGTGCCCTCGGACCGGAAATCGGTGCGGAACTATCTGGTGGCGCGGATGCTCGTGGAGACCCTGGAGTCGTTGCCGCTCACGTATCCGAAGATGGACGACGCCGTGCGTGAAGCGGCGCGTGACTTCAAGTAG
- a CDS encoding pyridoxamine 5'-phosphate oxidase family protein — protein sequence MGNVPQFHVLNVAECEALLASQHVGRLAYTFRDRVDIAPVHYVYRDGWIYGRTGLGTKVEVLAHHPWVAFEVDEIDSMFRWRSVVVHGRIEIPDPDGTPQDRERYEAGVAAVRSLVPSAFSSDDPTPARELVFRLPTHEMTGRAATDVGAR from the coding sequence ATGGGCAACGTTCCGCAGTTTCACGTCCTGAATGTGGCCGAGTGCGAAGCCTTGCTCGCCTCGCAACACGTGGGACGTCTGGCGTACACGTTCCGCGACCGGGTGGATATCGCACCGGTACACTATGTGTATCGCGATGGGTGGATCTACGGCCGTACCGGCCTGGGCACCAAGGTGGAGGTGCTGGCGCATCATCCCTGGGTGGCCTTCGAGGTGGATGAGATCGACTCGATGTTCCGGTGGCGCAGTGTCGTGGTGCACGGCCGCATCGAGATCCCCGATCCGGACGGGACCCCGCAGGATCGCGAACGATACGAAGCGGGCGTGGCGGCGGTGCGCTCGCTCGTGCCCTCGGCGTTTTCATCCGACGACCCCACGCCGGCGCGGGAGTTGGTGTTCCGTCTGCCCACGCACGAGATGACGGGGCGCGCGGCCACGGACGTGGGAGCACGATGA
- a CDS encoding cation diffusion facilitator family transporter, with amino-acid sequence MTVSPPPDGIPRLPATGVSNAGRSGMETPGLGVPTTSAQRLTQLGLVINALLAVVKLVAGLLGNAYALVADAIESSIDMVGSLVVWGGLRIASRDPDERYPFGYGRAEAIAGAVVGALMLGAAAGIAIEAIGEIRTPHHAPAPWTLGVLALVIVIKELLAKRVLAASAETGSVAVAADAWHHRSDAITSAAAFIGIAVALIGGPGWEPADDWAALVAAGVITVNAGLLLRTAAHDLMDGAPARALQDDVAQAALGTSGVLAIEKLKIRKSGTAFYVDIHVQADPTMSLHDAHILSGRVKSAIRLRIPAATGVLIHMEPYEPA; translated from the coding sequence ATGACCGTTTCTCCGCCGCCCGATGGGATTCCGCGCCTTCCGGCCACCGGAGTGTCGAATGCGGGGAGGTCCGGAATGGAAACGCCGGGGCTGGGCGTGCCCACCACATCGGCGCAGCGACTGACACAACTGGGGTTGGTGATCAACGCCCTCCTGGCGGTCGTGAAGCTGGTGGCGGGCTTGCTGGGCAATGCCTACGCGCTCGTGGCCGATGCGATCGAAAGTTCGATCGACATGGTGGGTTCGCTGGTGGTCTGGGGCGGTCTGCGCATTGCGAGCCGGGATCCCGACGAACGATATCCCTTCGGATATGGTCGGGCCGAAGCCATCGCGGGCGCGGTGGTGGGCGCATTGATGCTCGGGGCCGCCGCGGGGATCGCCATCGAAGCCATCGGTGAGATCCGTACTCCGCATCATGCGCCGGCTCCCTGGACGCTTGGTGTGCTGGCGCTGGTGATCGTGATCAAGGAGTTGCTGGCCAAACGGGTGCTGGCGGCGAGCGCCGAGACCGGCAGCGTGGCGGTCGCCGCGGACGCCTGGCATCATCGTTCCGATGCCATCACGTCGGCCGCGGCCTTCATCGGCATTGCCGTGGCGCTCATCGGTGGACCGGGATGGGAACCCGCGGACGACTGGGCGGCGCTCGTCGCGGCCGGTGTCATCACGGTGAACGCCGGCCTGCTGCTGCGGACTGCCGCGCACGATCTCATGGACGGGGCGCCCGCGCGGGCATTGCAGGACGATGTGGCGCAGGCGGCACTGGGCACGAGCGGCGTCCTGGCCATCGAAAAGCTCAAGATCCGGAAGTCGGGCACGGCCTTCTACGTGGATATCCATGTGCAGGCCGATCCGACGATGTCGCTGCACGATGCGCACATTCTGTCGGGACGCGTCAAGTCGGCGATTCGCCTACGCATTCCGGCGGCCACGGGCGTATTGATTCACATGGAGCCGTACGAACCCGCGTAG
- a CDS encoding lysophospholipid acyltransferase family protein — protein sequence MTETASPRAPTLTHRLEYAVTRLMVGALRLVGWRTASWVGGRIARLAYWPLGIRRGVTTRQIAAAFPERSPAEVDDIAARSYESFGRTTFETAILPGTSREEIIARIERVEGWDLLEKALAGGQGLIIVTGHLGNWEFGGSYLAARGIALDAVARGMANPIFEDYVNHTRHQIGMEVIHDRDAVRRTPRSLRANRAVAFVSDHDALGLASTFVPFFGRPAKTPRGPAVFALRFGAPVLFMVVVRQPGGRYALFIEPVEIASTGDREADVDAIVLRFTQMLEAKIREYPDQYFWQHRRWRRQPPDTPPHLREP from the coding sequence ATGACTGAAACCGCATCGCCCCGCGCGCCCACACTCACGCACCGATTGGAGTATGCCGTCACCCGCCTGATGGTGGGGGCGTTGCGTCTGGTGGGCTGGAGAACGGCCAGTTGGGTCGGCGGACGGATCGCCCGTCTCGCGTACTGGCCGTTGGGCATCCGCCGCGGCGTCACCACGCGGCAGATCGCGGCGGCTTTTCCCGAACGCTCGCCGGCCGAGGTCGACGACATCGCCGCGCGGTCGTACGAGAGCTTCGGACGGACGACGTTCGAAACCGCCATCCTGCCGGGCACGTCCCGCGAGGAGATCATCGCGCGTATCGAGCGGGTGGAAGGATGGGACCTGCTCGAGAAGGCACTGGCCGGTGGACAGGGGCTGATCATCGTCACCGGACACCTCGGCAACTGGGAGTTCGGCGGCTCCTACCTCGCGGCGCGAGGGATCGCCCTCGATGCCGTCGCGCGCGGCATGGCCAATCCGATCTTCGAAGACTACGTCAATCACACCCGCCATCAGATCGGCATGGAGGTCATTCACGACCGTGATGCCGTGCGACGCACGCCACGTTCGTTGCGGGCCAATCGGGCCGTGGCCTTCGTGAGCGATCACGATGCCCTCGGCCTGGCCAGTACCTTCGTGCCGTTTTTCGGCCGACCGGCAAAGACGCCCCGCGGCCCGGCCGTGTTTGCCCTGCGCTTCGGCGCACCGGTGTTGTTCATGGTGGTGGTGCGGCAGCCGGGCGGACGGTATGCGCTGTTCATCGAACCGGTGGAGATCGCATCCACCGGTGACCGTGAAGCCGACGTGGACGCCATCGTGCTGCGCTTCACGCAGATGCTCGAAGCGAAGATCCGCGAGTACCCCGATCAGTACTTCTGGCAACATCGGCGCTGGCGTCGCCAGCCGCCCGATACACCGCCGCATCTGCGCGAGCCCTGA
- the mtgA gene encoding monofunctional biosynthetic peptidoglycan transglycosylase, with product MVRSAARWFRARRWWQRVLLLLIGLAVAPVPCILALGLVDPPVTMVMLGRVVDRLANGERPVWPAHDPIARSEFSPYLRRAVLASEDDRFYLHDGIDFIELEKALERRRQGGKLRGASTLTQQVVKNIFLWNGRSFIRKGLEAYLALMMDFLLSKERILDLYLNLAEWGPNAFGAEAGARAQFGKSARSLTREEAARMAAILPAPRRWPANGRIAGIRAVTILGRMQYPAPKVTSRSPAPRPRSTPRR from the coding sequence ATGGTCCGCTCGGCGGCCCGATGGTTTCGCGCGCGTCGATGGTGGCAACGGGTGTTGTTGCTCCTCATCGGGCTCGCGGTGGCGCCCGTGCCCTGCATTCTCGCACTGGGCCTCGTCGACCCGCCGGTCACCATGGTCATGCTCGGCCGCGTGGTGGACCGCCTGGCCAATGGAGAACGTCCGGTGTGGCCGGCGCACGATCCCATCGCCCGGAGCGAATTTTCGCCCTATCTCCGCCGTGCGGTGCTCGCCTCGGAAGACGATCGGTTCTACCTGCACGACGGCATCGATTTCATCGAACTCGAGAAGGCCCTCGAACGTCGTCGCCAGGGCGGCAAACTGCGTGGCGCCTCGACGCTCACACAGCAGGTCGTCAAGAACATCTTTCTCTGGAACGGTCGTTCCTTCATCCGCAAAGGACTCGAGGCCTACCTCGCGCTCATGATGGATTTCCTGTTGAGCAAGGAGCGCATTCTCGATCTCTATCTGAACCTGGCCGAGTGGGGGCCGAATGCCTTTGGCGCGGAGGCTGGCGCGCGTGCGCAATTTGGAAAGAGCGCCCGATCGCTCACGCGGGAAGAAGCGGCGCGCATGGCCGCCATTCTGCCCGCGCCACGCCGCTGGCCGGCCAATGGACGGATCGCGGGCATTCGCGCGGTGACCATTCTGGGGCGAATGCAGTACCCTGCCCCCAAAGTCACGTCCCGATCACCAGCCCCCCGTCCACGCTCAACACCGCGCCGTTGA
- the fabG gene encoding 3-oxoacyl-ACP reductase FabG, with the protein MRIDLTQRSAVVTGGANGIGLATARRLATSGARVAIWDRAVATGAAAVDTLTAEGLEVMFIETDVTDGVSVAAAVAETVGRFGGLDILINNAGIVRDAQLVKVRDGVVVGGMSEADFDAVVSVNLKGVYTCTQAVVPHMLARGWGRVVNASSVVASNGNFGQTNYVAAKAGVVGMTRVWARELGRRGITVNAVAPGFIATDMTAAIPPGILRNMQEHTPLARLGAPDDVANAYCFLVSEQAGFINGAVLSVDGGLVIGT; encoded by the coding sequence ATGCGTATCGATCTGACTCAAAGAAGCGCCGTTGTCACTGGCGGCGCGAACGGTATCGGGCTGGCCACGGCGCGCCGGCTGGCAACGAGTGGCGCGCGGGTCGCGATCTGGGATCGTGCGGTGGCCACCGGTGCCGCGGCGGTCGACACCCTCACGGCGGAAGGGTTGGAGGTGATGTTCATCGAGACCGATGTCACCGACGGTGTCAGCGTGGCGGCGGCCGTGGCCGAAACCGTCGGACGGTTCGGCGGACTCGATATCCTCATCAACAATGCGGGCATCGTGCGCGATGCGCAGCTGGTGAAAGTGCGGGACGGGGTGGTCGTGGGCGGCATGAGCGAAGCCGACTTCGACGCGGTGGTATCCGTGAACCTCAAGGGAGTGTACACGTGCACCCAGGCGGTGGTGCCGCACATGCTGGCTCGCGGGTGGGGGCGCGTGGTCAATGCGTCGTCGGTGGTGGCGTCGAACGGGAACTTTGGACAGACCAATTATGTGGCGGCCAAGGCTGGTGTGGTCGGCATGACCCGGGTATGGGCCCGTGAGCTCGGACGCCGGGGGATCACGGTCAATGCCGTGGCACCCGGGTTCATTGCCACCGACATGACCGCCGCCATCCCGCCGGGCATTCTGCGGAACATGCAGGAGCATACACCACTGGCGCGACTCGGCGCGCCAGACGATGTGGCCAACGCCTATTGTTTTCTCGTTTCCGAACAGGCGGGGTTCATCAACGGCGCGGTGTTGAGCGTGGACGGGGGGCTGGTGATCGGGACGTGA